A single Streptomyces sp. Edi2 DNA region contains:
- a CDS encoding asparaginase codes for MTSPTPISAPTPEAGAEAGAEAGASSPVSPVLAEVVRSGFVEGRHRGSLVVLAADGSVEWSLGEVTTPVFPRSTNKPMQAAAVLRAGLELSGERLALAAASHSGEPFHLDLVRSMLAEHGLTAEQLQTPADLPLDPEEAEAYLAAGRVRDRLTMNCSGKHTAMLAACARNGWPLDSYLDQAHPLQQLVAEGVRGASGEDVAHIGTDGCGAPLLSLSLTGLARAFRYFVLAEPGSPERRVADAMRAHPEYVAGTRRPDTWLMQALPGTLAKMGAEAVQALALPDGRALAFKVDDGAGRALGPVLGRTLRLMGVDAAVLSRLEDAPLFGGGVRVGEIRAAF; via the coding sequence ATGACCTCGCCCACTCCGATATCCGCACCGACGCCGGAAGCCGGTGCAGAGGCCGGCGCTGAAGCCGGCGCGTCTTCGCCGGTGTCCCCCGTGCTCGCCGAGGTCGTCCGTTCCGGCTTCGTCGAGGGCCGGCACCGCGGGTCCCTGGTGGTGCTCGCGGCGGACGGCAGCGTGGAGTGGTCGCTGGGCGAGGTGACCACTCCCGTCTTCCCCCGCTCCACGAACAAGCCGATGCAGGCCGCGGCGGTTCTGCGGGCGGGGCTGGAGCTCTCCGGCGAGCGGCTGGCGCTGGCCGCCGCGAGCCATTCCGGCGAGCCGTTCCACCTCGACCTCGTGCGGAGCATGCTGGCCGAGCACGGGCTGACCGCGGAGCAGCTGCAGACGCCGGCGGATCTGCCGCTGGACCCCGAGGAGGCGGAGGCGTATCTCGCCGCCGGCCGGGTCCGTGACCGCCTCACGATGAACTGCTCGGGCAAGCACACCGCGATGCTGGCCGCTTGCGCGCGCAACGGCTGGCCGCTCGACTCGTACCTCGACCAGGCGCATCCGCTGCAGCAGCTGGTGGCCGAGGGGGTGCGTGGTGCGAGCGGCGAGGACGTCGCGCACATCGGCACGGACGGCTGCGGCGCGCCGCTGCTCTCGCTCTCCCTGACCGGGCTGGCCCGCGCCTTCCGGTACTTCGTGCTGGCCGAGCCCGGCAGTCCTGAGCGACGGGTTGCGGATGCGATGCGTGCCCACCCTGAGTACGTTGCGGGCACGCGGCGGCCGGACACCTGGCTGATGCAAGCCCTTCCGGGCACGCTCGCCAAGATGGGGGCCGAGGCGGTCCAGGCTCTGGCGCTTCCGGACGGCCGTGCCCTCGCCTTCAAGGTCGACGATGGTGCGGGCCGCGCTCTGGGCCCGGTTCTCGGCCGGACCCTGCGGCTCATGGGGGTGGACGCTGCGGTGCTGTCCCGGCTGGAGGATGCCCCGCTCTTTGGCGGAGGGGTACGGGTGGGGGAGATCCGGGCTGCGTTCTGA
- a CDS encoding ABC transporter substrate-binding protein: MSTLGAGQTPGPVPTARTTPAGRTTSTAPTPDTAHPAGTPPPPTALPTTTASARVEPPGTEDGPMPKAGQAQHPRPPQQRDRCRPVTAPELSGLGLPELRVVRRDSQQEEADLSYLRRLLQGRIDILRAEIARRSAQQSPLLDRLPEILTDLPSRHRSSARHVTVGTPHSEEYRRLAEEILGEVELSDLTARTDQELQDAMGRLIRYEQQVSRRRQSLQRTADDCSAEIARRYREGEAQVDDLLS, encoded by the coding sequence ATGAGCACTCTCGGCGCCGGACAGACACCCGGTCCCGTACCAACCGCCCGTACGACACCGGCCGGCCGGACGACCTCCACCGCCCCCACGCCAGACACCGCCCATCCGGCCGGCACCCCACCACCCCCCACCGCCCTGCCGACGACCACGGCATCGGCTCGCGTCGAGCCCCCCGGCACCGAGGACGGCCCCATGCCCAAGGCAGGCCAGGCGCAGCACCCCCGCCCCCCGCAGCAGCGCGACCGCTGCCGTCCGGTCACGGCGCCCGAGCTGTCCGGCCTGGGGCTGCCCGAACTGCGGGTGGTGCGGCGCGATTCACAACAGGAAGAGGCCGATCTCAGCTATCTGCGACGGCTGTTGCAGGGCCGGATCGACATCCTGCGCGCCGAGATCGCCCGCCGGTCCGCGCAGCAGTCCCCGCTGCTCGACCGGCTGCCGGAGATCCTGACGGACCTGCCGTCCCGGCACCGCTCGTCGGCCCGGCATGTGACGGTCGGCACGCCGCACAGCGAGGAGTACCGCAGGCTCGCCGAGGAAATCCTCGGCGAGGTGGAGCTGTCCGACCTCACCGCGCGCACTGACCAGGAGCTGCAGGACGCCATGGGCCGGCTGATCCGCTACGAACAGCAGGTGTCGCGTCGCCGTCAGTCACTGCAGCGCACGGCCGACGATTGCAGCGCCGAAATTGCCCGCAGGTACCGTGAAGGCGAAGCGCAAGTAGACGACCTGCTGTCCTGA
- the dtd gene encoding D-aminoacyl-tRNA deacylase, which yields MRAVVQRVDGARVEVAGETVGEIVGEGLCVLVGVTHEDTPEKAAQLARKLWSVRILQGEKSCSDTAAPLLVISQFTLYGDARKGRRPTWNAAAPGPVAEPLVDEVVAQLRALGAHVETGRFGADMKVSLTNDGPFTVLVEV from the coding sequence ATGCGAGCTGTGGTGCAAAGGGTTGACGGCGCACGCGTCGAGGTGGCGGGCGAGACGGTCGGGGAGATCGTCGGTGAGGGGCTGTGCGTGCTGGTGGGGGTCACGCACGAGGACACCCCGGAGAAGGCGGCGCAGTTGGCCCGCAAGCTGTGGTCGGTGCGGATTCTGCAGGGCGAGAAGTCCTGCTCGGACACCGCCGCGCCGCTGTTGGTGATCAGCCAGTTCACTCTCTACGGTGACGCCCGCAAGGGGCGCCGCCCCACCTGGAACGCCGCGGCCCCGGGGCCGGTCGCCGAGCCGCTGGTCGACGAGGTCGTGGCGCAGCTGCGGGCGCTGGGCGCCCACGTGGAGACCGGCCGTTTCGGCGCGGACATGAAGGTCTCGCTGACCAACGACGGGCCGTTCACGGTGCTGGTAGAGGTGTAA
- a CDS encoding folate-binding protein — MLRPSPASPLLSLPGAVPAEAPDEGVAAHYGDLFREQRALADGSGFVDLSHRGVVTVSGAERLSWLHLLLTQHVSDLAPGHATEALILSAHGHIEHAVYLVDDGETTWMHTEPGQQEALIAYLESMKFFYRVEVADRTDEIAVVHLPAGSITEAPGSAVVRETAHGRDLFLPRAELEPFAAAHGPAVGVLALEALRVEAHRPRLGLETDHRTIPHELGWIGTAVHLQKGCYRGQETVARVHNLGKPPRRLVFLHLDGSEVHLPPHGAPVRLASDGEEGRQLGFVTTSARHHELGPIALALVKRNVPLDAQLTAGGTAAAQEAVVEP; from the coding sequence ATGCTGCGACCATCACCCGCCAGCCCCCTGCTGTCGCTGCCCGGCGCCGTCCCCGCCGAGGCTCCGGACGAAGGCGTCGCCGCGCACTACGGAGACCTCTTCCGTGAGCAGCGCGCCCTCGCCGACGGCTCCGGCTTCGTGGACCTCTCCCACCGCGGCGTGGTCACCGTCTCCGGCGCCGAACGGCTGAGCTGGCTGCATCTGCTGCTCACCCAGCACGTCAGCGACCTCGCGCCCGGCCATGCCACCGAGGCGCTGATCCTGTCCGCGCACGGCCACATCGAGCATGCGGTCTACCTCGTCGACGACGGCGAGACGACCTGGATGCACACCGAACCAGGCCAGCAGGAGGCGCTGATCGCCTACCTGGAGAGCATGAAGTTCTTCTACCGGGTCGAGGTCGCCGACCGCACGGACGAGATCGCCGTCGTCCATCTGCCGGCCGGCTCCATCACCGAGGCGCCCGGCAGTGCCGTCGTCCGCGAGACCGCGCACGGCCGCGATCTGTTCCTGCCGCGCGCCGAGCTGGAGCCGTTCGCCGCTGCCCACGGCCCCGCGGTCGGCGTCCTGGCGCTGGAGGCGCTGCGCGTCGAGGCCCACCGCCCCCGGCTGGGCCTGGAGACCGACCACCGCACCATCCCGCACGAGCTGGGCTGGATCGGCACCGCCGTCCACCTCCAGAAGGGCTGCTATCGCGGCCAGGAGACCGTCGCCCGGGTCCACAACCTGGGGAAGCCGCCGCGCCGGCTGGTCTTCTTGCACCTGGACGGCAGCGAGGTCCATCTGCCGCCGCACGGCGCCCCCGTCCGTCTCGCCTCGGACGGCGAGGAGGGCCGGCAGCTCGGCTTCGTCACCACCTCGGCCCGCCATCACGAGCTCGGCCCGATCGCGCTGGCCCTGGTCAAGCGGAATGTGCCGCTGGACGCGCAGTTGACGGCGGGCGGCACGGCGGCGGCGCAGGAGGCGGTCGTCGAACCGTAG
- a CDS encoding transcriptional repressor produces the protein MVTTDWQSDLRRRGYRLTPQRQLVLEAVDRLEHATPDDILTEVRKTAGGVNISTVYRTLELLEELGLVSHAHLGHGAPTYHLADRHHHIHLVCRDCSDVIEADLSVAGPFTAQLRDQFGFETDMKHFAIFGRCAACREKAAGGDG, from the coding sequence GTGGTGACCACCGACTGGCAGAGCGACCTCCGCAGGCGCGGATACCGCCTGACCCCGCAGCGTCAGCTCGTACTGGAGGCTGTGGACAGGCTGGAGCACGCCACCCCTGACGACATCCTCACCGAGGTACGCAAGACCGCGGGCGGGGTGAACATCTCCACGGTCTACCGGACCCTGGAACTCCTCGAAGAGCTGGGCCTGGTCAGCCATGCCCACCTCGGACACGGCGCCCCCACCTACCACCTCGCCGACCGCCACCACCACATCCACCTGGTCTGCCGGGACTGCTCGGACGTCATCGAGGCGGACCTGTCGGTGGCCGGGCCGTTCACGGCGCAGTTGCGCGACCAGTTCGGCTTCGAGACGGACATGAAGCACTTCGCGATCTTCGGACGCTGTGCGGCCTGCCGTGAGAAGGCCGCCGGGGGCGACGGCTGA